One Anatilimnocola floriformis genomic window, AGCCGTAGTAATCCTCCTGGCTGTATTTTTCGAACGGATGATGATGGCACTTCGCACATTCCATCCGCACGCCGAGGAACAGCTGAGCCGTTGCTTCGGCAAGTGTTGACGAGTCCTTGTTGATCCGGAAAAAATTCGCCGGGCCGACGCTGTAGAGCGAGCCGCGGGCGGTGATCAACTCGCGGACGAACTGGTCGAAGGGCTTGTTCGTGCGAAACGATTCCTTGATCCAGTTGTGCATCGACCACATTCCCTGCTCGCCGAGATCGGCACTCGTGTTACGGAGAAGGTCGGACCATTTCAGCGACCAGTAGGCCGCGTAGGCATCGTTGTAAATGTCTTGCGCCGGATCGCCGGTGAGACCGAGCAAACGATCGATCAGCTTTTTTCGCTTGTCGGGATCGGTTGATTCGAGAAAGGCCTTCGTTTCTACCGAAGTCGGAATCGTGCCGATCGCATCAATGAAAGCCCGCCGCAAGAACGTGGCATCGTCGCACAATGGCGACGGTTCGATGCCCAGCTCGCGGAACTTTGCGACCGCGAGTTCATCGACCTGGTTGTTTTTCGTCCAGCCGGCGAGCTCAATCTTGTCGGCGTAAGGAACGACAAACAGCGTCGTATCGGCTTGCCCTTCGAAGCGAACCATCACGCCCCCCTGGCCCTTGCCGATGGTGTTGCACAATCCTTCGCGAGTGACATTCACAATGCCATCGTCGAGCGAATCGAAGCGGGCCCAGTGCGTCACATCTTGCCGCTGCCCATCGGCATACTCGGCTTCCACACGCAGTTGCTGACTCATACCGACCGTGCCTAGCCGTTCCTTGGGGAAGACATGGAGCTGCGTCACGGCGTTTTCAGTCTTCGTGGGCGCCGGTGCGCCGCCGCGAATCCAGGCGACGAGCATTTGGTAATCGACCGAGCCCTTCTCCAGCCGTCGACCACCGCCATGCGGCGTTTGCATCGTTGGCTTGAGCAACAGCAGACTATTTTCTGGATCAACCAGACTCACTCGCCGGCCGATCGAATCGCGAGCCATCGCCGCGCGATCTTTGTCGGGCTCAAAACCAAACACCGAAAGTTTGAAACCACCCTGGCCATGTTGCGCCGCATGACAGGCCGCCATCGCGCAGCCGTTCTTCGCGAGGATCGGCCTGATGTGATCGAGAAATTGAATCGCCGGCCGATCGCTGAAACCACTGACCGTCACCGGCACTTCGAGTTGCTGTGAACCATGCGTCACTTTGATCTTCGCCGCGCCATCTTTCACTGCCAACAACTGACCAGCTGCAGTGACGGTCACGATCGCCGGATCGGTCGATTCATACTTGGCGAGCGCGGTTACGTCGTTGCTGCTGCGCGTAACTTTGGCGGCGTTCTCCGCTTCGACAATCACCAGCTGGGCGCGCGCGAAATTGCCCTGCAGCTTTACTTCAGCGGGCTGAGAAACGAGGCCATTCGCCACTGCAACACGGGCCAACAGCGCGAGCACGACGACGGCAGACAAAACGCGAGGAAGGCTCATGAAATCGCCCTCGTTCGAGAGGTGAGGCAATCTGGGCGGGAGCGCCGCGCTGTCGCGACGCCGATGGCTCGATTATGGGCGATTCGGCGGCAGCGTGCCAGAGAAATCGCCCGGCGGGGCGAAGTCGATTTTCGACGGCACCTGCCAAGTCCTTTCCAGCGCCGCATGCCTGGCCGCACCGACCGCCGGCAGTAAGAGCGCGAAAAACACCCCAACAATGGCAAACGCAACGAGGAGCTCCACCAACAGGCCCGGAATGAAAGATCCAGGCGGTGGGGCATCGGTATCTGTCGGCGATTCGTACGGATTCAAATCCATGTCGTCAGTTTAGGCCGACGAAGCTTTGCGTCGCTACTTATTTTCTGACTTGGCGGACGGCATCGACTTTGGCCACAGCTTGCAAGAGATCCTGCTTTATCTCCGTGCTTTGCTCGCATTCACGCCGGAAATCCGTGAGCAAGCGGACGACTTCGTGTCCGGACTCAACTTTTAATTGAGCGCTTGAGAGATGGTCAAGCGCGGTGTCATCCAAGTCGTAGTCACACTTATTGCGGCTGTAGTGCAAATGAGACAGCAGAATCGCCGCTTCCTTTGCAGCGGTGTTGTTCGTGGTTTGCAAATACTGAGGCAGCACTGCGTGCGTAGTGCCGTTACGTGGAATTGTTACGCCTAACTCGCTAAGCGTCTCGCGGGCGAAATGAAAGGCACCGTAATAAGCACGACTAACCGCGCTGCGGGCACCAGCCGCGCCGAGCGTCGCGACGCGGCCGGCAAATGAAAGAAATTCAAGCGAGTTCATTCAGCGGCCACGACGCAGAGTCGGGGTTGTTGAAAGGGACCGAACAAATGCTGAACGCGCCGAGCCCAAGCAATTTCCTGAGCGATCATGCCCCGCGCATCGCCAGACCACTTCACGTTGATACCGAAGAATGGATACTCCTGCGTTTCCGCATCGCAGACCACTTCAATGGTTGGCGGCGCGGCAGGAAAAAGTTCACCAGCCGCGAGTAAGGCTTGATGCAAGGCTTCATCGCTCACCGTTTCCAGCCGTGAAACTGTCGGAGTTGGCAGTGCCAGGACTGCGGCATGCACCTGAGTGAGATCGAAGGGCGCGAAGCACTGTTCGCTTGCCGCAACCTGCGCATTGCCGACGGCTATCTTCGGCCAAGGCGTAGAATTTTGCGAGGATGCAGTACTCATTCGACGATCCTTGACAATCAATCAGAACAGCACTCCATTTTAAGTCGAATTTCGTTCTGATTCAATTTTTCAATCTACTTCTTCCGCGAAACCCGCTTCCCCAACGCCGCAGCAGCTGCTTGAAATTCCTTGCGCAGTTTGTCGTATTCGGTGATCGACTTCGCGCCGGGGGCCTTCACGTATTTCATGACAATGTCTTCTGCCGCGATGAATTCTTCGGCGACATCGGCCACTTCGGCGGCGATGTCAGGCGGGATGGCGGCTACACCGTTGGCGTCGCCGTGCAGCAGGTCGCCTTGGTTCACCATCAGACCGCCCACGCGCACCGGCAAGCCGAGGTGCAGCATGTGGCAGTAGCCGTGCGAGCAGATCGTGGAGCCGGTGAAGACAGAGAATTTCAGAGCACGAACTTGTTCGAGGTCGCGACCACCACCGTTGGTGACGAGGCCCGCAGCGCCGAAGGCCTGGTAGGTGCTGCACATCACTTCGCCGAAGACGGCAGCGGCCGGTGGATCGTCGAGATCTTGAAACACGACCATTGCCGGTCCCGGCAGCGCGGCGAACTGCTCCAGCTGCTTTTGAATGCTGCCGTAGGCGTCGCCACCTTTCGGCGGCGCGTCGCTGCGAAACGACGCCGTGCAGGCGTAACCGATCACCGGCGGAAACTCAGGAAAGTTGCACTTCACCCGGCCATCCATGTAACCACGATTGCGCGGGATGACATCGAACAGCTCGATGACGTTGCAGATGGTCGGGGTGTCGAACTTGGTCAGCTTCTTCAGGATTTCAGGGCTTAGCATGGGAGAAAGTTCTGAGTTCTAAGTTCTGAGTTTCGAGACAGGAATTCAATCTGCAATCTAAAATCTGCGATCTGCAATCCCTTACTCTGGGTACAGCTGCGTCGACAAATATCGTTCACCCAGATCTGGCAGGATCACGACAATCAGTTTGCCGGCGTTTTCTGGACGCTTGGCGACTTGAACTGCCGCCCAGGCTGCGGCGCCGCAGCTAATGCCGCAGAAGATTCCTTCCTGCGTCGACATCTTTCGCGCGGTGTCTGCTGCGTCTTCATCACGCACCAGCACCACTTCGTCGATGACGTCGACATTGAGCACATCGGGAATGAAACCAGCGCCGATGCCTTGAATGGTGTGGCGGCCAGGTTGCAGTGGTTTGCCTTCGCGCTTCTGCGTGATCACCGGGCTGTTGGCTGGTTCGACGGCGATGGCTTTGAAGTCCGGCTTGCGACTCTTGATCACTTCCGACACGCCCGTGATCGTGCCGCCCGTGCCGACGCCCGAAATCAGGAAGTCGATCTTCCCTTCGGTATCGCGCCAGATCTCTTCTGCCGTCGTCTTGCGATGGATTTCGGGATTGGCTGGATTCTTGAATTGCTGCGGCACGAAGAACTTGTCCGGCTCGCTCTTGGCGATCTCTTCGGCGCGCCGCACCGCGCCGGGCATCCCTTCAGCCGCGGGGGTGAGAATGATTTCGGCGCCCAGGGCCTTCAGCAGGCGGCGGCGTTCGACGGTCATGCTTTCGGGCATCGTCACGGCCAACTTGTAACCGCGCGAAGCACACACATAAGCGAGACCGATGCCGGTGTTGCCGCTGGTCGGCTCGATGATGACGGTATTCGGCTTGATCTTGCCGTCGCGTTCGGCGGCGTCGATCATCGCGCGGGCGATGCGGTCCTTGACGCTCCACAGCGGGTTCATGTTTTCGATCTTCCCCACGACCGTTCCGACGCAACCCTGCGTGATCCGCCGCAACTGCACGAGCGGCGTGTTGCCGATGCACTGAGTAATGTCTGTCTTGATGCCGGCGGGAAGAGTCATGAGCGCCTCCGTGGGTGCAAAGTTGAAAGTTTGAGTTCGTCGTCGAGAAAGCGGGGCAAGGAACCGAAGTATAGCAAAATGAAGTAAAGTAAGGAGTTGCCGGCCTCTTTCCTCACTCGCACGCTGAATCGCACTGTGCCGCAACCACTCGTTCTCATCCTCGCCGTTGGACTCACCAAAAAACTCCTGCCCCTCGCGCCACGGTTGAACAGTCTGGCCGCGAACGGCTGGACGCGCGAGTTGCGTGAGATCGTCCCCGCCGTGACGTGCTCTGCGCAGGCGACCATCCTCACGGGTCAGCAGCCGGAA contains:
- a CDS encoding DUF1549 domain-containing protein, encoding MSLPRVLSAVVVLALLARVAVANGLVSQPAEVKLQGNFARAQLVIVEAENAAKVTRSSNDVTALAKYESTDPAIVTVTAAGQLLAVKDGAAKIKVTHGSQQLEVPVTVSGFSDRPAIQFLDHIRPILAKNGCAMAACHAAQHGQGGFKLSVFGFEPDKDRAAMARDSIGRRVSLVDPENSLLLLKPTMQTPHGGGRRLEKGSVDYQMLVAWIRGGAPAPTKTENAVTQLHVFPKERLGTVGMSQQLRVEAEYADGQRQDVTHWARFDSLDDGIVNVTREGLCNTIGKGQGGVMVRFEGQADTTLFVVPYADKIELAGWTKNNQVDELAVAKFRELGIEPSPLCDDATFLRRAFIDAIGTIPTSVETKAFLESTDPDKRKKLIDRLLGLTGDPAQDIYNDAYAAYWSLKWSDLLRNTSADLGEQGMWSMHNWIKESFRTNKPFDQFVRELITARGSLYSVGPANFFRINKDSSTLAEATAQLFLGVRMECAKCHHHPFEKYSQEDYYGLAAFFSRVGTKNSEEFGLFGGEQVVVVRDAGDVRHPRTNQLMKPKALEAAEMEHPLDRRMPLADWLTAKENSYFARNVVNRYVAYLLGRGLVEPVDDLRSTNPPSNPALMDALSKKFVDNNFSLKQLMREIMTSRLYQLDSQPTTSNVADTVFYSHFTVKRLTAEPLVDALDRVTGVQTKYKNLPLGTRAIELPDAEYGDYFLATFGKPKRVSICECERPLDPSLAQALHTLNGDTLASKIADKKGRIATLLAAKKPAEEIVEEIYLAALSRLPTAAERTQAQQFLSENENAEEVYQDLLWALMNSKQFLFVR
- a CDS encoding type II secretion system protein, encoding MDLNPYESPTDTDAPPPGSFIPGLLVELLVAFAIVGVFFALLLPAVGAARHAALERTWQVPSKIDFAPPGDFSGTLPPNRP
- a CDS encoding RraA family protein, which produces MLSPEILKKLTKFDTPTICNVIELFDVIPRNRGYMDGRVKCNFPEFPPVIGYACTASFRSDAPPKGGDAYGSIQKQLEQFAALPGPAMVVFQDLDDPPAAAVFGEVMCSTYQAFGAAGLVTNGGGRDLEQVRALKFSVFTGSTICSHGYCHMLHLGLPVRVGGLMVNQGDLLHGDANGVAAIPPDIAAEVADVAEEFIAAEDIVMKYVKAPGAKSITEYDKLRKEFQAAAAALGKRVSRKK
- the cysK gene encoding cysteine synthase A, translating into MTLPAGIKTDITQCIGNTPLVQLRRITQGCVGTVVGKIENMNPLWSVKDRIARAMIDAAERDGKIKPNTVIIEPTSGNTGIGLAYVCASRGYKLAVTMPESMTVERRRLLKALGAEIILTPAAEGMPGAVRRAEEIAKSEPDKFFVPQQFKNPANPEIHRKTTAEEIWRDTEGKIDFLISGVGTGGTITGVSEVIKSRKPDFKAIAVEPANSPVITQKREGKPLQPGRHTIQGIGAGFIPDVLNVDVIDEVVLVRDEDAADTARKMSTQEGIFCGISCGAAAWAAVQVAKRPENAGKLIVVILPDLGERYLSTQLYPE